The Nocardia sp. NBC_00508 nucleotide sequence TCCTGGCTGGACGCGCGGGTGCGGCCGTACGCCGAAACGCTTACCGGACCGACGCTTTCACATCTGGCGCTGTGGCACGGCGTCAACGCCGCGCTGATGTTGACTGTCCTGATCCTCGCCGCGGGCATCCTGCTGTACGGGCTGCGCGACCGTTTTTCCGAATCGGCGCACCCGCGGCTCGGCAACGCCGACCGGGCCTACGACGCGACGCTGCGCGCGATGGACACGCTGTCGCTGCGGATGACCGGCGCCGTGCAGCGCGGTTCCCTGCCGCTGAGCCAGGCGACGATCCTAGTCACGCTGGCCGTACTGCCGAGCGTGCTGCTGGCTCTCGGCACGCGTACCGGAGTCACGCTGCGGCCGTGGGATTCGCCGCTGCAACTGGCCATCGGCGTGATCATGGCGGTGACCGCGCTGGCCGCGACCGTGTCGCGCAACCGTTTGGCGAGCGTGCTGCTCGTCAGTGTCACCGGCTACGGCTGCGGCGTGATCTTCGCCCTGCACGGCGCGCCCGACCTGGCGCTGACCCAATTCCTCGTGGAGACATTGACCCTGGTGATCTTCGTGCTGGTGCTGCGCGCCTTCCCCGCGACGATCGAGGCGAGCAGGACGACCGCCTTCAAGGCGCGCAGGGCGATCCTGTCCGCGGTGGTCGGCGCGGTGGTCGCGGTACTCGCCGGTTTCGCCGTCGCGGCACGCACCGCCGAACCGATCTGGCAGCGGATTCCTGATGCCGCATATGAATTCGGCGGCGGCAAGAACGCGGTCAACGTGTTGCTCGTCGACCTGCGCGCCTGGGACACCCTCGGCGAGATCTCCGTGCTGGTGGTCGCCGCGACCGGTGTCGCCTCGCTGGTGTTCCGCAGCAGGCGTTTCGGCAGCGCGCCCCGCGCGGCGGACTCCCCCGACTACGACCCCGATCTGGTGAGCTGGCTGCCCGCGGGCCGACTGGTCGCCCGAGCCGAGCGGTCGATGGTCTTGCAGATCACCACCCGTCTGGTGTTCCCGACGATCATGGTGCTGTCGGTCTACTTCTTCTTCTCCGGGCACAACGCACCCGGCGGCGGATTCGCGGGCGGGCTCACCGCAGGGCTCGCGCTGACGCTGCGGTATCTCGCCGGCGGCCGCTACGAACTGGGCGAGGCGCTGCCGGTCGACGCAGGTCACATCCTGGGCGCCGGGCTTACTTTGGCGGCGGGCACCGCGGTCTCGTCGCTGCTGCTCGGCGCGCCGCCGCTGTCCTCGGCGATCATCGAGGTGACGCTGCCGGTGTTCGGTCACGTCAAGGTGGTCACCGCGCTGCTGTTCGATCTCGGCGTGTATCTCATCGTGGTCGGCCTGGTCCTCGACGTGCTGCGCAGCCTCGGCGCTCGGCTCGACAGTGAGCTGGCCGACGCCGACACCCCTTCGGCGAACGGGGATCCGGGCAGATGACGGCGAATCTGACGCTACTGCTCCTGATCGGCATCCTGGTCGCCTGCGGTGTGTACCTCATCCTGGAACGCGCCGTGTCGAAAATGCTGCTCGGGTTGATCCTGTTCGGCAATGCGGTGAACTTGCTGATCCTCACCGCAGGCGGCGGCGACGGCAAGCCGCCCATCCGCGGCGAGACCGAGGCCGCGACCGAGGACATGGCCGATCCCCTCGCCCAAGCCATGGTGCTCACCGCGATCGTGATCACCATGGGGCTCGCGGCATTCGTGCTCGCCCTTGCCTACCGCGCCTACATGCTCACCACCACCGATGATGTCGCCAACGACCAGGAAGACGTGGATGTCGCCCGGCGGCGCGTGGGAGAGGACCCGGAAACGTGAACCTCTCCCCAGCGCTGCTGCCCGTCCTGGCTCCGCTGCCGGTGCTCGTCCCGCTGCTCGGCGCCGCGGCCACGCTCGTCTTCGGCCGCAGGCCGCGCATCCAGAGCGCGGTCAGCTTCGCCGCGCTCGCCGGTGTCGTGCTGATCTGCGGGCTGCTGCTGTTCCTGGTCGACCGGGACGGCACCACCGCGCTGCAGGTCGGCAACTGGCCGGCGCCGATCGGCATCACGCTGGTGGTGGACCGGCTGTCGGCCGCGATGCTGCTCGTCTCGTCGATCGTCTTGCTGTCGGTCTGGCTGTACGGCGCGGGCCAGAACATCCGCGACGGCGACGAACGGCAACCGACCTCCATCTACCGGCCCACGTATCTCGTTCTGACGGCGGGCGTTTCGACCGCGTTCCTGGCCGGTGACCTGTTCAACCTGTTCGTCGGCTTCGAGATCCTGCTCGCCGCCTCGTTCGTGCTGCTCACCGTCGGCGCGACCACCGAGCGCGTCCGGGCAGGCGTGGCCTATGTGATGGTCTCGATGGTCTCGTCGCTGATCTTCCTGACCGGCATCGGGCTGACCTACGCGGCCACCGGAACGCTGAACCTCGCCCAGCTCGCCGTACGGATCGGCGCGGTGCCGGAGGGCACCCGCACCGCGATCTACGCGGTGCTGCTGGTGGCGTTCGGCATCAAGGCGGCGGTCTTTCCCCTGTCGAACTGGCTGCCCGACTCCTATCCGACCGCCCCGGCTCCGGTGACCGCCGTGTTCGCCGGGCTGCTCACCAAAGTCGGTGTGTACGCGATCATCCGGACGCACTCGCTGCTGTTCCCCGACGGCGGATTCGACTCCGTACTGCTGGTGTGCGGCCTGCTCACCATGCTCGTCGGCATCCTCGGCGCCATCGCGCAGAGTGACATCCGCCGGTTGCTGTCGTTCACGCTGGTCAGCCACATCGGGTACATGGTGTTCGGGGTCGGGCTGGCCAATACGGCCGGGCTGTCGGGCGCGGTGTTCTATGTGGCGCACCACATTCTGGTGCAGACCTCGCTGTTCCTGGTGGCCGGACTGATCGAACGGCAAGCCGGATCGACCTCGCTGCGCAGGCTGGGCGGGCTCGCCGCCGCCAGTCCGCTGCTCGCGGTGCTGTTCCTCATTCCCGCCCTGAATCTCGGTGGTATTCCGCCGTTCTCGGGATTCGTCGGCAAGGTCGCGCTGTTGCAGGCGGGTGCCGAGCGGGGCAGCGTGCTGGCCTGGGTGCTGGTCGGTGGAGCCGTGCTCACCAGCCTGCTCACCCTCTACACCGTCGCGCGGGTATGGAGCAAGGCGTTCTGGCGTCCGCGCGAAGACGCGCCGGAGGGGCATCTCACCGCGGCGCGACCGCCCACGCTGATCGAGGAATCGACCGTCGTGCACTACGACGAACGCACCGATCCCGGCCGGATGCCGCCGCTGATGGTGCTGTCCACCGCGGCACTGGTCACGGTCGGCCTGTGTCTGACGGTACTGGCCGGTCCGATCCTCGCCATCGCCGACCGGGCCGCGGTCGACCTCCGCGATCCGGACGTGTACATCGGTGCGGTGCTGGGTGATTCACCCGACGAGCCGGGAGCGTGGCGATGAGCAACGAACCGACTCGACGCGGCACGCGACGCAACACGGTGGTACGGGTCGGCATTCTGGTCTGGCTCGCCCTCGTCTGGATCGCGCTGTGGGGCGATCTCAGCGTGGCGAACCTGCTGGGCGGGCTGATGGTCGCCGCACTGATCATGGTGGCGCTGCCACTGCCGCGCGTGCCGGTGGCCGGACGGCTGAGCTTACTTCCGCTGATCGAATTGCTCATGGCCAGTGCGTATTACGCACTGGAGTCGAGTCTCCAGGTCGCCTGGCTCGCGATCCGCCCGGCCCCGATGCCGGTGTCCGGAGTGCTGCGGGTGTACTCGGGCACGCGATCGGATCTGGTGCTCGTGTTGTGGGCCGACCTGCTCAACCTGATTCCCGGCACCATGGTGCTGGAGATCGACCGCAGGCGCTGTGTCGTCTATGTCCACGTCCTCGACGTCGGCAGCGCCGGCGCCGTGGACAAGTTCTATCGGACCACCCGGCGGTTGGAGCGCCTGCTGATCGAAGGATTGGAGCGCTCGACCGGATGGCCGTTCGCCCGACCGACCTCGCCACCGGAGGTGCCCCAGTGACCGTTGTCGCCATTCTCGCCGCCGTCGTGCTGACGGCCGCCGCCGTGCTCACCACCTACCGCGTCGTGGTGGGCCCGAGCACGCTGGACCGGGTCGTCGGCGTCGACTCGCTGATGGCCATCGCCGCCTCCGGCCTGGCCGTGTGGGCGGCCTACAGCGCCGACACCACGATGGTCCCGGCGATCGTCGCACTGGCGCTGGTGGGGTTCCTCGGCTCGGCGGCGGTGTCCCGATTCCGGGTGCGGGACGACACATGAACCTCTGGCACCTGCTCGCGGGCTTCCTGATCCTGTTCGGGTCGACGCTCGCACTGACCGCCGCAGTCGGACTCGTACGCTTCCCCGACACCCTGACCCGGATGCATGCCGCCACCAAACCGCAGGTGATCGGACTGATCCTGGTGCTCGCGGGCGCCGCGATCCAGCTGGGCGGGCAGGGCAACGTCTGGACGCTGGCCCTGGTCGGGCTGTTCACCCTGCTCACCGCACCGGTGATCGCCCACCTCATCGGCCGCACCGCCTACCGCGAGCAGCGCCACCGCGACGGGCTGCTGCGCGTCAACGAGATGCGCGACGACGACATCGAGTAGTCCGCTCAGCGCACCGCGTGCTGGATCTCCCGCTGCGGCTGCTGCGGTTCCCGCACGCTCGCGAACCACGTCGCATGGAATGCCGCGGCCAGTCCGGCCAGCAGCCCGAGCACCACGGTGCCCGCCAGCACCGGGTAACCGGCCATCGGCACGGCGAGGTACCGGTAGGACAGCAGCAGCGCGGCCAGCACCGCCGCACCGCCGGCCACCAGCCGGATCCGGAACCATCCCCAGCCGCGCTCCGGCTCGCGCAGCGCCGAGTCGACCGTGAGGCACAGCACCGCACCCGCGACCAAGTCGACGCCGTAGTGGTAGCCGAAGCCCAGGGTGGCCGCCAGGGTGGCCAGCAGCCAGAACGCACCGCCCCAGCGCAACCAGCTCGGCGCGAGCCCGCCGTCGGTATCGCGCCGGGTGTGCAGGAAAACCGACAGCGCCCAGGCCGTGTGCATCGACGGCATGCAATTGCGCGGGGTCGCCGCATCGAACGGCAGCGGCACCGGATTCCGGTCGATCGGCGGCACCACGCCCGGCCAGTAGTTGCCCAGCTGCAACCCGTTGCCGTCCGGCCCATAGGCGAACATCGGCCCGACCACCGGGAACAGCACGTACACCAACGGGCCGATCAACCCGAGCACGAGAAACGTGCGCACCAGGTAGTGCGAGGGCCAGCGGCCCGACGACACCACCCCGCGCAGCTGCCACACGGCCACGACGATCGCCGCCACCGGCAGCTCGATGTATACCCAGTGCAGCACCGCGTAGACCCCCGGTCCGAGCGCGTCGATCGCGCGGCCGAGCACCCAGGACGGATCGCCCAGCGCGTGGTCGGCCAGCATCACGTACTCGTCGAGCACTGTCGGCCTGCCGATCACCGTGACGTGCAGCCACACGTCGCCGACCTTGGTGGCCAGGATGAGCAGCGCGCCGAGCGCGGCCGAGCGCAGTGCGTCGCGCCGTTCGACGCCTGTCCAGCGCAGCCACGCCAGCAGCGCCAGTCCGGTGAGCACGATCACGGGGCCGTTGCCGATCGCGAACGGCTCTCCGGCCAGCAACCGGGCGCCAGCCCACACCACATCGATGGCTACCGCGACGCCCACCGCGACCAGCCTCCGCCGGACCGAAATACCTACCAGCGCAAGGATCAACCCGGCCCACGGAACCGACATGGATTTGGGCGTGCCGACATAATCCCGCCACAGGCTCTCCAGCGGTCCTTCGAAACCCTGTCGAATGGCGATCACCTGCAACGCGATCAGCAGAGCCGGCACCGCGGCCACCGCCGCCCCGACCCGCACCCGGGTCCGCGGCTCGCGACTGCGCACGACCGCGCTTCCTACTCTGGATCCCGGGTTTTCGACAAGCACGACGACCATAGTAAACAGGGGGTGAACGGCGTCCCCCTGCCCAGCTGAACAGCAACCGACCTATCCGCGGCGCGTCGCTACTGGTTCAGCTCCTTGACCAGCGCGTCCACCACCGCGACCAAATCACCCTGCGACGCTGCGGCAACCCGGCGCTGCCGCTGATATGACGCGCCCCGCTTGGGGATCTCGGCGACCAAGGCGAGTTCGTCCGCACAGCCGATCCGCGCCGCTGTCGGCTCCAGCCGGTTCAGCAGGTCGTCGAGATCGTCGGTGACCAGCCGCTCATTGTTGTCGGCGTCGGTGATGATGATCGCGTCCAGCCCGTAGCGTGCGGCCCGCCACTTGTTCTCCTGCACATGCCATGGCGGCAGGGTGGGCATGGTCTCGCCCTCCACGACGCGCCGATCCAAATCGACGATCAGGCAGTGGATGAGCGCGGCCATCGCGGCCAGTTCGGCGCGGGTGGATATCCCGTCGCACACCCGCACCTCGATCGTGCCCCACTTCGGCGCAGGCCGAATGTCCCAGTGCATGCCGCCGAGCTGCGTGAACACACCGGTCTCGAGCTGGTCGTGCACGAAATGCTCGAACTGCGTCCAGTTTTCGAACTGGAACGGCAGCCCCGCGGTCGGCAACTGCTGGAACATCAGTGTCCGGTTGCTGGCATAGCCGGTGTCCGATCCGGACCACATCGGCGAGGACGCGGACAGCGCGAGCAGATGTGGGTAGGCCAGCAGCAACGAATTCAGGATCGGAAAGACCTTGTCGCGGTGCGAAACTCCGACGTGCACATGCACACCCCAGATCATCATCTGGCGCCCCCACCACTGAGTGCGCTCGATCAGCTCGTCGTAGTGTTCCGAGCGGGTCAGCTGTTGGGCCGACCACTGCGCGAAGGGATGCGTACCGGCGCAGAACAGGTCGACGCCGAGCGGGTCGGCCGCGCGCCGGACGGTGTCCATGGTGCCGGACAGATCCTCCACCGCCGCGCCGACGGTTTCGTGCACGCCCGTGACGATCTCCACGGTGTTGCGCAGCAGCTCCTTGGTCACCTGCGGCGTGCCGTCGTGGGCATGCAGGTCACCAACGGAATCGAAGACCGCCGCTGCGGTATTCGACAGGTCGCGGGTCACCTTGTCGACCAAGGCGATCTCCCATTCGACCCCGATGGTGGGCCGGGGCGAGCCACCGAAGGGAACGTGTTCGATTCCTGCCCCGGCCATATGGCACCGTTCTACTGGATGACGCCGCAGGCGACCCGGCCGCCCGCATCGCCGGTCGCCAGTGTCGTCTCGTCCGGACCCGCGACGCCGTCGGCGCGGACATAGCGGTTCGGGATGTTGCCGAAGTTGTCGGCGTTGGCGTGGATGATCAGGGCCTTGCCCTTGACATCGTCCAAGCTGACCGAGTCGGTGGTGGTGACCAGCTTCGCGGCGCCGTCGGAGCGCACTTCGAGCGAGGTCAGGTCACCGCTGGCCGGGTGCGCGTTGGCGCTGCCGACCTGCAGGTGGCCGCCGGCCGAGAGGAAGTCGCCCGCCGGGCCGCCGGTCGGGGCGACCGAGTTCGGCTCGCACTTGCCCACCGAGTGCACGTGCAGGCCGTGGAAGCCGGGACGCAGCCCGTGCGCCTCCACGGTGACCTGGAGGTGCTCGCCGTCCTTGGCGAAGTGAGCGGTGCCGACCGAGGCCCCCGAGGGATCCTTCAGCTCCACATTCACCCCGGGGTTGGTGTGCGGCGTACCGTGCTCGGTACCCTGCTCGCCCGCCGGTGCCGGGGAACCGGTCCATACCGGCGGAGTCGTGCCCTTGACGTCACTCGACTCCTGGCTGTTCGTGCAGGCGGCGAGGCCGAAGACCGCGACCGCGAGCAGCGGGGTCGCAGTCCGCCAGGACGGGCGTCGAGTAGTGGACGGGGCCATCGGGGAACTCCTTTACGAGTACCGAGTTTACGAGTAAAGCTGGGTGGACACGTTCGTTACCGGACAGAATGATGCCACGCCCACCGTGTCGCGCCCCTGACCGGGCCGCCCACTCATTGCCCGTCCGACGCGCGCGAACGGCGGCTACATCGGTCAGTTACCCGTGACGATCACCGTTACACCCGGCGCCGAGTCCCCGATCGCGCTCGACTTCGGTGCGACGGCCGCGTCGAGTTCATCCGCGATGGCCTGCGCCGCCTCCTTGTCGCCGGGCGAATTGCCGTAGTACACCGTGGTTTTCGCGATAGTGGACCCCGGATAGTTCCCGGTTTCCGCGATCGTCCACCCGTTCGACGAGAGCTGGTCCGCCGTCTTGGCCGCGAGCCCGGCCACCATGCTGTTGTTGAGCACGCGTACCGGCACCGAACGGGCCGCTGTGGTGCTGGTCGCCGCGATAGTGGAGGAGGCGGCCGGGACCGGCGCCTTGGGCGCCGTCGTGCTCGCCGGGACCTGGGGAGCCGCGCTCGCGCTGGAGGTCTCCGGCTGACTCGGTCCCGAGGCGTCGGTGTCGGCGTCGGAATTCGACAGCGACATCGCGCCGAGACCTGCGAAGACGATGGCCAACGCGATCAGCACCATCGCCAGGGCACGCAACGGTGGCCCACCGGAGGTGGGATTCGGGTAGCTCACCCTCGCGAGCCTAGTCGCACCGGGTGGGTCGAGGCCCGCATCGCCGGGTCAGACCTGGAAGCCGAGTCGCCGCGCCGCCCGCGCCTTCTGTCTGCTCGCACGGAGTCTGCGCAGCCGCTTCACCAGCATCGGATCCACCGACAGCGCCTCGGCTCGGTCGACAACGGCGTTGAGTACCTGGTAGTACCGGGTCGGCGACATGCCGAACAGCTCGCGGATCGCTTCTTCCTTCGCCCCCGCGTACTTCCACCACTGCCGCTCGAAGGCGAGGATGTCGAGTTCGCGGCGGCTCAGACCGTGGCCGTCGCCCTGCTCGGCATGCGCCGATTCCGCCGTGACATCGTCGCTCGCGGAAGGGCCGTCCTCGATCTCGGAAAGATTCCGTGCCGCTGCGCCGTCCATCTCGCTCCCTCGCCGAGTGACCACCAGACGAAAATGACGCTTGTACGTCGCGGAACATTCAACCACGCGCGCCGCGAAACGCCCGGTCCACGGCGCGGCGTGTTCGCTACCTGCCGGTAGCGGGTGCGTCGCACTCGAGGCACCCGAAGCGCTGTGACGAGGAACCCACGGCAATAATTGGCCCATGGCAATCCTCCCGATCGTGATCGTAGGCGACCCGGTTCTGCACAATCCGACCGAGCGCGTCACCCAATCGCCGGAGGAATTGGCTCCGCTGATCGCGGACATGTACGACACGCTGGACGCGGCGCACGGCGTCGGACTCGCGGCCAACCAGGTCGGCGTCGGGCTGCGCTTGTTCGTCTACGACTGCCCCGACCTCGGCGCGGACGGCACCGCGACCCGCCGCCGCGGGGCGGTGATCAATCCGGTGCTGGAGACCTCGGAGATCCCGGAGACCATGCCCGACCCGGACGACGACGAAGAAGGGTGTCTGTCGGTGCCCGGCGAGCAGTTCCCCACCGGCCGCGCCGAATGGGCCAAGGTGACCGGCACCGACGAGCACGGCAACCCGGTCGAGGTGGAGGGCAAGGGTTTCTTCGCCCGCATGCTCCAGCACGAAGTGGGCCATCTCGACGGGTTCCTCTATGTGGACGTGCTGATCGGACGCCACGCGCGGGCGGCGAAGAAGGCGATCAAGCGGAACGGTTGGGGCACACCGGGTTTGAATTGGCTGCCCGGCACCGACGCCGACCCGTTCGGGCATGACGACTGACCCCGGCGCCGGCCTGCCCGATATTCCGCTCGGCCGCCGCGTGGTGCTGCGCTACCAGCTGCCCGCGGGCTATCCGCAACCGCTCACCGATGTGATCGGCGAACTCGTCTCGCTGGACCCGCCGACCGTGCGCGGCGCCGACGGTCAGGTCGTCTCGGTGGCGCCGGACCGGGTGATCGCGCTGAAAGCCATTGGCCCGCGGCCGATTCGTACCAAAGAGATCCGCGCTCTGGAGGCCGCCGCGGCCTACGCCTGGCCGGGCGTCGAGCACGCCTGGATCGACGGCTGGCTGGCGCGCGCTGGCCACGGCTACACCGGCCGGGCGAATTCCGCTGTGCCGCTGGGTAGCTCGGAGCGGTCGGCTGTCGTGTCCGTGGAGACACTGCACCGGATCAGCGAGTGGTACACCGCGCGCGGCCTGCCCCTGCAACTCGCGCTGCCCGATCGGCTCGCCCCGGTGCCCCCCGGCTGGCACAGCTGGCGGGAGACGCTCATGCTGGCCATCGATATCGATAGTTTCATTCTGCCACAGGGACCTTCGATGGTGCGCATCGCGCCCGAACCGAACGACGACTGGCTGACCATGCACCGCCACAGCGGCGAAGACCCTGCCGCGCAGGAGGTTTCCCCTCCCACGCCGCTTCCCGAGGTGCTGACCGCGGTCCACGACGGCGAGCTCGGCTT carries:
- a CDS encoding Na(+)/H(+) antiporter subunit C, whose translation is MTANLTLLLLIGILVACGVYLILERAVSKMLLGLILFGNAVNLLILTAGGGDGKPPIRGETEAATEDMADPLAQAMVLTAIVITMGLAAFVLALAYRAYMLTTTDDVANDQEDVDVARRRVGEDPET
- a CDS encoding Na+/H+ antiporter subunit D; translated protein: MNLSPALLPVLAPLPVLVPLLGAAATLVFGRRPRIQSAVSFAALAGVVLICGLLLFLVDRDGTTALQVGNWPAPIGITLVVDRLSAAMLLVSSIVLLSVWLYGAGQNIRDGDERQPTSIYRPTYLVLTAGVSTAFLAGDLFNLFVGFEILLAASFVLLTVGATTERVRAGVAYVMVSMVSSLIFLTGIGLTYAATGTLNLAQLAVRIGAVPEGTRTAIYAVLLVAFGIKAAVFPLSNWLPDSYPTAPAPVTAVFAGLLTKVGVYAIIRTHSLLFPDGGFDSVLLVCGLLTMLVGILGAIAQSDIRRLLSFTLVSHIGYMVFGVGLANTAGLSGAVFYVAHHILVQTSLFLVAGLIERQAGSTSLRRLGGLAAASPLLAVLFLIPALNLGGIPPFSGFVGKVALLQAGAERGSVLAWVLVGGAVLTSLLTLYTVARVWSKAFWRPREDAPEGHLTAARPPTLIEESTVVHYDERTDPGRMPPLMVLSTAALVTVGLCLTVLAGPILAIADRAAVDLRDPDVYIGAVLGDSPDEPGAWR
- a CDS encoding Na+/H+ antiporter subunit E yields the protein MSNEPTRRGTRRNTVVRVGILVWLALVWIALWGDLSVANLLGGLMVAALIMVALPLPRVPVAGRLSLLPLIELLMASAYYALESSLQVAWLAIRPAPMPVSGVLRVYSGTRSDLVLVLWADLLNLIPGTMVLEIDRRRCVVYVHVLDVGSAGAVDKFYRTTRRLERLLIEGLERSTGWPFARPTSPPEVPQ
- a CDS encoding monovalent cation/H+ antiporter complex subunit F, which produces MTVVAILAAVVLTAAAVLTTYRVVVGPSTLDRVVGVDSLMAIAASGLAVWAAYSADTTMVPAIVALALVGFLGSAAVSRFRVRDDT
- the mnhG gene encoding monovalent cation/H(+) antiporter subunit G; protein product: MNLWHLLAGFLILFGSTLALTAAVGLVRFPDTLTRMHAATKPQVIGLILVLAGAAIQLGGQGNVWTLALVGLFTLLTAPVIAHLIGRTAYREQRHRDGLLRVNEMRDDDIE
- a CDS encoding phosphatase PAP2 family protein; translation: MVVVLVENPGSRVGSAVVRSREPRTRVRVGAAVAAVPALLIALQVIAIRQGFEGPLESLWRDYVGTPKSMSVPWAGLILALVGISVRRRLVAVGVAVAIDVVWAGARLLAGEPFAIGNGPVIVLTGLALLAWLRWTGVERRDALRSAALGALLILATKVGDVWLHVTVIGRPTVLDEYVMLADHALGDPSWVLGRAIDALGPGVYAVLHWVYIELPVAAIVVAVWQLRGVVSSGRWPSHYLVRTFLVLGLIGPLVYVLFPVVGPMFAYGPDGNGLQLGNYWPGVVPPIDRNPVPLPFDAATPRNCMPSMHTAWALSVFLHTRRDTDGGLAPSWLRWGGAFWLLATLAATLGFGYHYGVDLVAGAVLCLTVDSALREPERGWGWFRIRLVAGGAAVLAALLLSYRYLAVPMAGYPVLAGTVVLGLLAGLAAAFHATWFASVREPQQPQREIQHAVR
- a CDS encoding glutamate--cysteine ligase, producing the protein MAGAGIEHVPFGGSPRPTIGVEWEIALVDKVTRDLSNTAAAVFDSVGDLHAHDGTPQVTKELLRNTVEIVTGVHETVGAAVEDLSGTMDTVRRAADPLGVDLFCAGTHPFAQWSAQQLTRSEHYDELIERTQWWGRQMMIWGVHVHVGVSHRDKVFPILNSLLLAYPHLLALSASSPMWSGSDTGYASNRTLMFQQLPTAGLPFQFENWTQFEHFVHDQLETGVFTQLGGMHWDIRPAPKWGTIEVRVCDGISTRAELAAMAALIHCLIVDLDRRVVEGETMPTLPPWHVQENKWRAARYGLDAIIITDADNNERLVTDDLDDLLNRLEPTAARIGCADELALVAEIPKRGASYQRQRRVAAASQGDLVAVVDALVKELNQ
- the sodC gene encoding superoxide dismutase[Cu-Zn], which gives rise to MAPSTTRRPSWRTATPLLAVAVFGLAACTNSQESSDVKGTTPPVWTGSPAPAGEQGTEHGTPHTNPGVNVELKDPSGASVGTAHFAKDGEHLQVTVEAHGLRPGFHGLHVHSVGKCEPNSVAPTGGPAGDFLSAGGHLQVGSANAHPASGDLTSLEVRSDGAAKLVTTTDSVSLDDVKGKALIIHANADNFGNIPNRYVRADGVAGPDETTLATGDAGGRVACGVIQ
- a CDS encoding LytR C-terminal domain-containing protein, with the translated sequence MSYPNPTSGGPPLRALAMVLIALAIVFAGLGAMSLSNSDADTDASGPSQPETSSASAAPQVPASTTAPKAPVPAASSTIAATSTTAARSVPVRVLNNSMVAGLAAKTADQLSSNGWTIAETGNYPGSTIAKTTVYYGNSPGDKEAAQAIADELDAAVAPKSSAIGDSAPGVTVIVTGN
- a CDS encoding DUF3263 domain-containing protein, with amino-acid sequence MDGAAARNLSEIEDGPSASDDVTAESAHAEQGDGHGLSRRELDILAFERQWWKYAGAKEEAIRELFGMSPTRYYQVLNAVVDRAEALSVDPMLVKRLRRLRASRQKARAARRLGFQV
- a CDS encoding peptide deformylase, giving the protein MAILPIVIVGDPVLHNPTERVTQSPEELAPLIADMYDTLDAAHGVGLAANQVGVGLRLFVYDCPDLGADGTATRRRGAVINPVLETSEIPETMPDPDDDEEGCLSVPGEQFPTGRAEWAKVTGTDEHGNPVEVEGKGFFARMLQHEVGHLDGFLYVDVLIGRHARAAKKAIKRNGWGTPGLNWLPGTDADPFGHDD
- a CDS encoding N-acetylglutamate synthase, CG3035 family, producing MTTDPGAGLPDIPLGRRVVLRYQLPAGYPQPLTDVIGELVSLDPPTVRGADGQVVSVAPDRVIALKAIGPRPIRTKEIRALEAAAAYAWPGVEHAWIDGWLARAGHGYTGRANSAVPLGSSERSAVVSVETLHRISEWYTARGLPLQLALPDRLAPVPPGWHSWRETLMLAIDIDSFILPQGPSMVRIAPEPNDDWLTMHRHSGEDPAAQEVSPPTPLPEVLTAVHDGELGFASLGLPRPIAIGRGALTTAPDGRRWVGLTCVAVAAAHRRHGLGSLVCAELLRWGGDRGATHAYLQVEATNVAARAMYRELGFVEHHAYRYAAPEPLAEPGGLR